Part of the Sandaracinaceae bacterium genome is shown below.
CGATGCGAGCGTCGAGATCGGTGGAGATCCCCTGAGCGAGTCGGGAGAGATGTCACTGGCGGTCACGGGGCTCCCCGTCGCCGGCAACGAGGAGTGTCCCATCCAGCTGATGGTCGACGGCGAACTCCAGCCGGTCTCGCCGACCCGCTTCGAGCGGACGGAGACGGCGCACCGTTGGACCGCCCTCGTGGACATCGACGTGCTGCGGCGAGTCGCGAACGGCGTCCGCGTCTTCGGGCGTGTCTGTTCCGCCGAGCTCCGCTTTGACGAGTCATCTCGGCATGCGATCGCCGAGCTCGTCGCACGGTACGACGAGGAGCGGGCCTTCGCGGCGGGAGTGCAGTAGTTCCGGCCCGCGCACGCCTCACAGCGTACTCGACGTGCCGAACCGGGGTCGGGGACACGCGTCGAGCCGAACCGAGCCGTGAGCTTGCTGTCTGGCCGTAGCAGGGGCTGAGCTCAGACGGCCAGGCGGGAGCGCAGCTCACGCTCGAGCTCGACGAGCTCGGGGTCGCGGCCGGCGGCCTCGTCGGGGGCGCCGGCCGTGCGAGAGGTCGCGCCGTCATCCGCGAGACGCATGACGGCGCGCTGCGCCGCTGCTCGCCAAGGTCGAGGAGCCGCGTCGGGAGTGGGACCCGATCCGGCGCGCGCAGATGGATGCAGGCAGCGGTGGACGGCGCGGCGTTCGAGGCGGAGGAGTCACTGAGGGAGTGCGAGTCCGACGCCGACTGCGTGGCCGCGGAGTGGCTCGTGGAGTGTCCGCGGGGGCAGTTCAGGCGCTGCGACTTCGCCTACGCGGACGCGCGTCGCGAGGAGGCCGAGGCGCGCTTCGACGAGGCCGCGGCGGACATGTGTGCCGCCCTCGAGGGGCCCTGCGACTCGGCGACCTGGACTGCCCGACGCGCCGCGCCGGGTGTGTGGACGGGTGGTGCCGCCCCGTCGTCGAGTGAAGGCCGCCCGCCCGCGCTCGGATGACTCGGATGGATGATAGGTTGCGCGCCGTGAACGCCGACGAACGACGAGCGCTGCGCGATCGCTGTCGCTGGGTGCACGGGCCCGGGCCCCGCACGCCGGGGCAGGAGCTGGCGCGGGTGGCGGCCTGGTGCGACGCGAACCAGGTGTCCTTCGACGCGTACGGAGAGGGCGCGCTCGTGCAGGACTTCGAGGCGCAGGTGGCGGAGCGGCTCGGGGCCGAGGCCGCGCGCTTCATGCCGAGCGGCACGATGGCGCAGCAGATCGCGCTGCGGGTCTGGTGCGAGCACGCCGGGAAGCGGCACTTCGGGATGCACCCGACGTCGCACGTGGAGCTGCACGAGCAGCGGGGGTACGCGCGCCTGCACGGGCTCGAGGCCACGCTCGTCGGGCCGGCCGGCTCGCCGCTGCTCGCGGAGCACTTCGAGGGGGTGGCCGAGCCGCTCGCGGCGCTGCTGGTCGAGCTGCCGATCCGTGAGGCGGGAGGGCAGCTGCCGAGCTGGGAGCAGCTCGAAGCGCTGAAGACGTCGGTGGGTGAATCGCACACCAAGCTGCACCTCGACGGAGCGCGGCTCTGGGAGTGCGCGCCGTTCTACGGGCGCTCGTACGAGGCGATCTGCGCGGGCTTCGACTCGGTCTACGTGTCGTTCTACAAGGGCATCGGCGCGCTCGCGGGCGCGATGCTGCTCGGCCCGCGCGACTTCATCGAAGAGGCGAAGCGCTGGCAGCGCCGCTGCGGGGGCAACCTCGTGACGCTCACGCCCAGCGTGGCGTCGGCCGCGATGCAGCTCGAGGAGCGGATCGCGGGCATGTCCCGGCTGCACGCGCGCGCGCTCTCGATGGCGGAGGCGCTCTCGGGGGTCGAGGGCGTCTCTGTGCTGCCCGACCCGCCGCACACGAACATGATGCACGTGTTCCTCCGCTGCGACGCGGAGGCGGCCCAGGACGCGCGCGACCGCTTCGCCGAGGCGCGCGGGGTGTGGCTGTTCGGCGGCGCCCGGCCGGCCGACGCGCCGGGCACGTGCCGGATCGAGCTCTACGTCGGCGAGGCCGCGCTCGAGGTGAAGGACGAGGAGATCGTCGAGGGCTTCCGCGCGGTGCTGTCTGCGCCTCAGGCGTAGCGGAAGACCCACACGCCGCGGTTGCGCGCGTTGGCCACGACGAAGAGGTTGTGGATCGGGTCGTAGTAGCCGAAGGGGTTGCCGTACGGCGGCGGCGGGAACGCGTCTCCCTCGACGACGATCGCCTCCCACTCGCCGGTCTCGAGCGAGAGGCGTGGACGCGGTCGGGCGCGCGCTCGTCATGGAGCAAGAATACGTCGTTGCGGCTGTCGTAGACGAAGACGGTGCGCGCGTCGTGGGCGTCGATGCGCTCGTCGCTCGTCAGGTGGGTCCACTCGTTCGCGTCGAGGTCGTAGGCGTAGGCCTCGGTC
Proteins encoded:
- a CDS encoding beta-eliminating lyase-related protein — protein: MNADERRALRDRCRWVHGPGPRTPGQELARVAAWCDANQVSFDAYGEGALVQDFEAQVAERLGAEAARFMPSGTMAQQIALRVWCEHAGKRHFGMHPTSHVELHEQRGYARLHGLEATLVGPAGSPLLAEHFEGVAEPLAALLVELPIREAGGQLPSWEQLEALKTSVGESHTKLHLDGARLWECAPFYGRSYEAICAGFDSVYVSFYKGIGALAGAMLLGPRDFIEEAKRWQRRCGGNLVTLTPSVASAAMQLEERIAGMSRLHARALSMAEALSGVEGVSVLPDPPHTNMMHVFLRCDAEAAQDARDRFAEARGVWLFGGARPADAPGTCRIELYVGEAALEVKDEEIVEGFRAVLSAPQA